A stretch of Cytophagales bacterium DNA encodes these proteins:
- a CDS encoding LysE family transporter translates to MHPFFHGLIFGLVFVFFIGPAFFALIQTSVQSGLRAAIFLALGISFSDIIYVVLTILGISSFLDNPEFKFWISVGGSAILIGYGVYTWRKKPPEYEEVTIEDRTLLIKYWVKGFLLNGLNPFIILFWVSWVSFVSVNYDYSSFDQRFFFGGVLVTILSSDITKAIIANKKKHLINPQWFQRLNKVVSLILILFGLRIIYFLLATYVGF, encoded by the coding sequence ATGCATCCATTCTTTCACGGGCTCATATTCGGCCTGGTCTTTGTCTTCTTCATCGGCCCGGCATTCTTCGCTTTGATTCAAACGAGCGTTCAATCTGGCTTAAGGGCTGCGATATTCCTGGCATTAGGAATATCCTTCAGCGATATCATCTATGTCGTACTCACGATTCTGGGAATTTCATCATTTTTGGATAATCCGGAATTCAAATTCTGGATCAGCGTGGGGGGGTCTGCGATTCTGATCGGTTATGGTGTCTATACCTGGCGGAAAAAGCCACCGGAGTATGAAGAAGTGACCATAGAAGATCGCACCTTGTTGATCAAATATTGGGTAAAAGGATTTTTACTCAATGGCCTCAATCCGTTCATTATCTTGTTTTGGGTGAGCTGGGTATCGTTTGTGTCTGTAAACTACGACTACAGTTCTTTTGATCAGCGTTTTTTCTTCGGCGGGGTTCTGGTTACAATCCTTTCTTCGGACATCACCAAAGCCATCATCGCCAATAAAAAGAAACACCTTATCAATCCCCAATGGTTTCAGCGATTAAATAAGGTGGTTTCTCTAATTTTAATCCTATTTGGTCTCAGGATCATTTACTTTCTCCTGGCGACCTACGTTGGATTCTAA
- a CDS encoding sigma-70 family RNA polymerase sigma factor: MSVKLFNSVILNFTDNFYRFALSILKDSETAKDAVQECLAKIWDKRQSLESLDNPRAWAMKIVRNHCLDIIRSHRPLIDIADSPSIAGGDTPDFDLLYQDQQRWFQETVEMLPVKQREIFHLREVEEMSYQEIADVLGLNMSEVKVSLHRARTRVRSTLEKVEAYGT; this comes from the coding sequence ATGTCAGTCAAATTATTCAATAGCGTGATCCTCAATTTCACCGATAACTTTTATCGATTTGCGCTTTCGATCCTGAAAGATTCGGAAACGGCAAAAGATGCGGTGCAGGAATGCCTGGCTAAAATCTGGGATAAAAGACAGTCCCTCGAGTCGCTGGACAATCCTCGCGCCTGGGCGATGAAAATTGTGCGCAATCACTGCCTGGACATCATTCGGAGCCATCGGCCTCTGATTGATATAGCTGACAGCCCGTCCATTGCCGGGGGTGATACACCCGACTTTGACCTGCTTTATCAGGATCAGCAACGGTGGTTTCAGGAAACTGTCGAAATGTTGCCCGTAAAGCAGCGGGAGATTTTCCACCTTAGAGAGGTGGAGGAGATGAGCTACCAGGAAATTGCCGATGTACTAGGGTTGAACATGAGTGAGGTGAAAGTCTCGCTGCATCGCGCCCGAACCAGAGTCAGATCAACATTAGAAAAAGTGGAAGCTTATGGAACCTGA
- a CDS encoding DUF1573 domain-containing protein: MKKIFGVVILLAAFVCSYAQEVESGPMIVFVEDAWEFGDIHQGDKVEHTFEFENAGTEPLILSNVLTTCGCTASDWPREPIAPGELASLKVTFNSAGKIGMQNKIITIVSNATNSRERIKITTNVLPKTDQEG, encoded by the coding sequence ATGAAAAAGATATTTGGTGTGGTGATTTTGTTGGCTGCTTTTGTATGCAGCTATGCTCAAGAGGTTGAATCAGGTCCGATGATTGTATTTGTCGAGGATGCCTGGGAATTTGGAGACATTCATCAAGGGGATAAAGTGGAGCATACTTTTGAATTTGAAAATGCGGGAACTGAGCCATTGATTTTAAGTAATGTCCTTACGACCTGTGGATGCACCGCTTCCGACTGGCCCAGAGAGCCGATCGCTCCAGGTGAATTGGCTTCATTGAAAGTGACCTTCAATAGCGCGGGAAAAATCGGCATGCAGAACAAAATCATTACGATCGTATCCAATGCCACTAACTCACGGGAACGCATCAAGATAACCACTAACGTACTGCCTAAAACAGATCAGGAAGGCTAG
- a CDS encoding NUDIX domain-containing protein — protein sequence MEDIYRGKVRVRVCGLLINNKGILLLKHLHLGPKGHIWAPPGGGVAFGHQATDVLRQEFLEETGLIIEVGNFLFTNEYIDEKYHAIELFFEVQAVDGQLKLGTDPELAADQQILADIKYFNDFELANEDQDNLHNLFRETRSLTLLKELRGFFKFHRRES from the coding sequence ATGGAAGATATCTATCGAGGAAAGGTACGTGTGCGAGTTTGCGGATTACTAATTAATAACAAAGGTATCTTGCTCTTGAAACACCTGCATCTTGGACCAAAGGGACACATATGGGCCCCTCCTGGAGGCGGAGTAGCATTTGGTCATCAGGCAACAGATGTCTTGCGCCAGGAATTTCTGGAAGAAACCGGATTGATTATTGAAGTAGGAAATTTTCTGTTTACCAATGAATACATCGATGAAAAATACCATGCCATTGAGCTTTTCTTTGAAGTACAGGCCGTTGATGGACAGCTTAAATTGGGAACAGATCCAGAATTAGCCGCTGATCAGCAAATTCTTGCGGACATTAAATATTTCAATGATTTCGAGCTTGCTAACGAAGATCAGGATAACTTGCATAATCTATTCAGGGAAACTCGTTCGTTGACTTTATTAAAGGAGTTACGTGGCTTTTTTAAATTTCATCGTCGTGAATCCTGA
- a CDS encoding nuclear transport factor 2 family protein, whose protein sequence is MKKIVTLFSQILVLFLVALTEQVCAQISHDSDLYKTLKAQDSLLFEIGFNQCDLQVIDRLLPDRFEFFHDKDGYITSKQTFVNTLRENLCSNGQNMTERVLVEGSLEVFPLYEEGQLYGAIQRGIHQFGTTTARFTHLWLKEQDRWVPSKMLSFDHITQIAPSIADVSFIELSQTELKRYLGAYQFSAEFVLSIIYENGRLYGDAQGQKVEIKPYESHKFLDESLTMDLNFLIDNMGKVTGLEMDGPEGKMHAKKLN, encoded by the coding sequence ATGAAAAAAATAGTTACGCTCTTCAGTCAGATATTAGTTTTATTCTTGGTCGCTTTGACTGAGCAGGTTTGCGCTCAAATATCTCATGATTCAGACCTTTACAAAACACTCAAGGCCCAAGATAGCTTACTCTTTGAAATAGGGTTCAACCAATGTGACCTTCAGGTTATTGATCGATTATTACCTGATCGATTTGAATTCTTCCACGACAAAGATGGGTACATCACGTCTAAACAAACATTCGTCAACACGCTTAGAGAGAACCTTTGCAGCAACGGACAAAATATGACAGAAAGGGTCCTAGTCGAAGGTAGTTTGGAGGTTTTCCCACTGTATGAGGAAGGTCAATTATATGGAGCGATACAAAGAGGAATTCATCAATTCGGTACTACTACTGCGAGGTTCACTCATTTATGGCTTAAGGAACAAGATAGGTGGGTCCCTTCAAAAATGCTGAGTTTTGATCACATAACTCAGATTGCTCCCTCAATAGCTGATGTTTCTTTTATTGAATTATCACAAACTGAACTGAAAAGATATCTGGGTGCGTACCAGTTTTCCGCTGAATTTGTTCTGTCCATTATCTATGAAAATGGAAGACTATACGGAGACGCTCAAGGACAGAAAGTTGAGATCAAACCCTATGAAAGCCACAAGTTTTTGGATGAAAGTCTAACGATGGATCTCAACTTCCTGATAGACAATATGGGAAAAGTAACAGGATTGGAAATGGATGGGCCTGAAGGCAAGATGCATGCTAAGAAATTGAACTAA
- a CDS encoding ATP-binding cassette domain-containing protein, with the protein MTSSTTQLAPSILQINQLSKNFGRIQAVNSLELNVRKGQVYGILGPNGSGKTTTLGMILDVVAPSSGSFSWFEGKSPEASRKLIGSILETPCFYPYLTPVQNLRIVANIKGCGYDRIETVLEQVNLLDRKNDKFKSYSLGMKQRLSIAAALLSDPPVLIFDEPTNGLDPQGIAEIRELIGDVAAQGKTIIMASHLLDEVQKVCTDFCVLKKGVKLHEGPVQDILGETNQVEIASADPDALTTLVETYKGVHSIETINGSELKVTLHPDFKSADLNQYCFEQQHVLTKVNPLKNSLEQEFLKILEESENEAK; encoded by the coding sequence ATGACTAGTAGCACAACACAGCTCGCTCCGAGCATCCTCCAAATTAATCAACTCAGTAAGAATTTTGGGCGCATACAAGCCGTTAATTCGCTGGAGCTGAATGTTAGGAAAGGTCAGGTTTACGGTATCCTTGGCCCCAATGGAAGTGGAAAAACCACGACGCTGGGTATGATCCTCGACGTGGTGGCACCTTCTTCCGGATCCTTCTCATGGTTCGAAGGTAAATCACCCGAAGCAAGCAGAAAGCTCATCGGTTCCATTTTAGAAACTCCTTGTTTCTATCCTTATTTGACACCTGTCCAGAACCTAAGGATTGTAGCAAACATCAAGGGTTGCGGATATGATCGAATTGAAACAGTGCTGGAACAAGTCAATCTACTTGATCGCAAAAATGACAAGTTCAAAAGCTACAGCCTGGGAATGAAGCAACGGCTTTCCATTGCTGCGGCCCTTTTATCCGACCCTCCGGTCTTGATTTTTGATGAGCCCACCAACGGGCTGGATCCGCAGGGTATTGCTGAGATCCGGGAACTGATTGGCGATGTAGCTGCGCAGGGGAAAACCATCATCATGGCCAGTCACTTACTGGACGAAGTACAGAAAGTCTGCACAGACTTTTGTGTATTGAAAAAAGGTGTAAAACTGCACGAAGGACCTGTACAGGATATCCTTGGGGAAACCAATCAGGTAGAAATCGCTTCGGCAGACCCGGATGCACTCACTACTTTGGTAGAAACATATAAAGGCGTACATTCAATTGAAACCATTAATGGTTCGGAGCTTAAGGTGACTTTGCATCCGGACTTCAAGTCAGCGGACCTTAATCAATACTGCTTCGAACAGCAGCATGTCCTGACTAAAGTCAATCCGCTGAAAAACTCCCTGGAACAGGAGTTCCTTAAAATTCTTGAAGAATCCGAAAACGAAGCAAAATGA
- a CDS encoding DUF3822 family protein produces MTTAKQPDYRLIKRVKDPKFEIDNLHHYSLVLQIGINDFQLCVIDGRSNGVLYFEDFKLENIKTVNTRLKVLHGVFDSHHFLTAGFWKSVKVSIKSHKFSLVPKDHFVSSSSSDYLVINSEVKPNIEEVIHYEHGTSGLVNVFAVDKKLLGWIKSIYPAIAVSIVHQGSALIEGLQKNIASDGSKKMYCNVDRGILHIIVMEGKNLLYYNQFAARQSEDYLKYVMTVFKEVGLSPKKNGILMWGTLKAQSKHVDLLKKYFKDIEYAGKARHLVFSHAFDEIPEYHYFDTYGAYLCD; encoded by the coding sequence TTGACGACCGCCAAGCAACCGGATTATCGCCTGATCAAACGGGTAAAAGACCCGAAGTTTGAGATTGACAATCTCCATCACTACTCACTGGTTCTGCAAATCGGCATTAACGACTTTCAGCTCTGTGTGATAGACGGCAGGAGCAATGGTGTCCTGTATTTTGAAGATTTCAAACTAGAGAACATCAAGACGGTCAATACCCGCCTAAAAGTGCTACATGGCGTATTTGACAGTCATCATTTTCTTACGGCAGGCTTTTGGAAAAGCGTCAAAGTATCCATCAAAAGTCACAAATTCTCACTAGTACCTAAAGATCACTTTGTCAGTTCGTCTTCAAGCGATTACCTGGTGATCAATAGTGAAGTAAAACCGAATATTGAAGAGGTCATTCATTATGAACATGGTACATCGGGCCTCGTCAATGTGTTTGCGGTAGATAAAAAATTACTTGGATGGATAAAATCCATCTACCCTGCCATAGCCGTCAGCATTGTGCACCAGGGAAGTGCATTGATTGAAGGCCTCCAAAAAAACATAGCTTCAGACGGCAGTAAGAAAATGTACTGCAACGTAGATCGTGGCATCCTCCATATTATCGTGATGGAAGGAAAAAACCTGCTTTATTATAATCAGTTTGCTGCTCGACAAAGTGAAGATTATCTCAAGTATGTGATGACGGTCTTCAAAGAAGTAGGACTCAGCCCCAAAAAGAATGGCATTCTTATGTGGGGCACATTGAAAGCCCAGTCGAAACACGTTGATCTCCTGAAGAAATACTTTAAGGACATTGAATATGCCGGAAAGGCCAGGCATTTGGTCTTCAGCCACGCTTTCGATGAAATTCCCGAATATCATTACTTCGATACCTACGGGGCTTATCTCTGCGATTGA
- a CDS encoding GH3 auxin-responsive promoter family protein, translating into MAILGTLLKRGINLRESIEQQYTSPIDLQKQELRKLLIHTENTQIGKTYRFRDILQAFKNKDHQAFYQAFKTNIPVHDYNKMYNDWWHMAKEGKSNVCWPGSVKYFALSSGTSGAPTKHIPITKDMLKSIRKTSVRQLLALSKYDLPTNFFTKGILMLGGSTNLRRSGTYFEGDLSGITTSQIPFWFQHFYKPGKKIAMTNWDEKLDEITKNAKNWDMGIIVGVPAWLQILMEKIIDYYQVDTIHDIWPNLSIFVHGGVSFEPYKKGFEKLLARPLIYMETYLASEGFLAFQANPNLKSMRLVLNNGIFYEFIPFNHHNFTEEGEMRPNPTTLKIDEIEQGKEYAVLITTNAGTWRYLIGDVIRFVSVEDSEIVITGRTKHFLSLCGEHMSLDNMNKAIELTSKDLNIDIREFTVLGEHKDTLFAHHWYVGTDDDVDEALVTDTIDNHLKVLNDDYKVERTAALKEVRVKVMSTSVFLKWMEMQGKVGGSNKFPRVLKKEKAKQWKDYLREHNYLRP; encoded by the coding sequence ATGGCTATCCTTGGAACTTTGCTAAAGAGGGGAATTAACCTGCGAGAAAGCATTGAACAGCAATATACCTCACCCATCGACTTGCAAAAACAGGAGCTACGAAAGCTGCTCATTCATACGGAGAATACTCAAATTGGTAAAACTTATCGCTTTCGTGACATACTGCAAGCGTTCAAGAATAAAGACCATCAGGCTTTTTATCAGGCTTTTAAAACCAATATTCCAGTTCATGATTACAACAAAATGTACAATGACTGGTGGCACATGGCCAAAGAGGGAAAGTCTAATGTTTGCTGGCCTGGTAGTGTTAAATACTTTGCATTGAGTTCAGGTACTTCCGGAGCACCTACCAAGCACATACCGATCACCAAGGACATGTTGAAGTCCATTCGCAAGACTTCTGTCCGACAGTTATTAGCTCTGTCCAAATATGACCTACCGACCAATTTTTTCACCAAAGGCATCTTGATGCTCGGCGGTAGTACCAATTTACGTCGGAGTGGAACATATTTTGAAGGAGACCTGAGCGGGATCACGACTTCCCAGATTCCCTTCTGGTTTCAGCATTTTTATAAACCTGGGAAAAAGATCGCCATGACCAACTGGGATGAGAAGTTGGATGAGATCACGAAGAATGCGAAAAACTGGGACATGGGGATCATTGTTGGCGTACCCGCCTGGTTGCAGATCCTGATGGAGAAGATCATCGATTATTATCAGGTTGATACTATTCACGATATCTGGCCCAATCTATCCATTTTTGTTCATGGCGGCGTATCCTTTGAGCCTTACAAGAAAGGTTTTGAAAAGCTGTTGGCCAGGCCCTTGATCTATATGGAAACTTATCTGGCTTCAGAGGGCTTTCTGGCGTTTCAGGCCAACCCCAATCTAAAGTCCATGCGATTGGTATTGAACAATGGGATTTTCTATGAATTCATTCCCTTCAATCATCACAACTTCACGGAAGAGGGGGAGATGAGGCCCAATCCTACCACACTTAAGATCGATGAGATTGAGCAGGGGAAAGAATATGCGGTGCTCATTACCACAAATGCTGGTACCTGGAGATATTTAATCGGAGATGTGATACGATTTGTGTCTGTGGAAGATAGTGAGATCGTGATCACTGGCAGGACCAAACACTTTCTGAGTTTGTGTGGGGAACACATGTCACTTGACAACATGAACAAAGCCATCGAACTCACCAGTAAGGATCTCAATATCGATATTCGTGAATTCACGGTTTTGGGGGAACATAAAGACACCCTATTCGCGCATCACTGGTATGTTGGAACTGATGATGACGTAGACGAAGCTTTAGTGACTGATACCATTGATAATCACCTAAAGGTGCTGAATGACGACTATAAAGTAGAACGAACGGCGGCATTAAAAGAGGTTCGGGTGAAGGTCATGAGTACTTCGGTATTCCTCAAATGGATGGAAATGCAGGGCAAAGTAGGAGGGAGCAATAAATTTCCGAGGGTACTGAAAAAAGAAAAGGCAAAACAATGGAAGGACTATCTCAGGGAACACAATTATCTTCGCCCCTAG
- a CDS encoding YggS family pyridoxal phosphate-dependent enzyme produces MTKIAENINKYREILTGTSCNLIAISKTKPNTLLQDAYDADQRDFGENKVQELARKYEELPKDIRWHMVGHLQRNKVKFIAPFVHLIHSVDSVRLLETIEKEGAKANRVISVLLQVHIAREEAKFGFDRQDLLDLIASGKLSEMSHIKIQGLMGMATNTQDESVVKAEFEGLKSLFDELNAAHGLDLRDLSMGMSGDFKLAVEAGSTMIRIGTDIFGARDYANKVV; encoded by the coding sequence ATGACAAAAATCGCTGAGAACATCAATAAATATCGAGAAATACTGACTGGAACGTCTTGTAACCTGATCGCTATTTCTAAAACCAAGCCAAACACCCTACTGCAGGATGCCTATGACGCGGACCAGCGTGATTTTGGAGAAAATAAGGTACAGGAACTGGCGAGGAAATATGAAGAACTTCCCAAAGACATCCGTTGGCACATGGTTGGCCATTTGCAACGAAACAAGGTCAAGTTCATCGCACCATTTGTGCACCTCATTCACAGTGTGGATAGCGTAAGATTACTGGAGACCATCGAAAAAGAAGGCGCAAAAGCAAACCGGGTGATTTCAGTGCTATTACAAGTACACATCGCACGGGAAGAAGCAAAGTTTGGATTTGATCGTCAGGATCTGTTGGATTTGATTGCTTCAGGAAAACTTAGTGAAATGTCACATATCAAAATCCAGGGACTAATGGGTATGGCTACCAATACCCAGGACGAGTCAGTGGTCAAAGCAGAATTTGAGGGATTGAAAAGTTTATTCGATGAGCTCAATGCAGCACATGGGCTGGATCTTCGAGACCTCTCCATGGGCATGAGTGGCGATTTTAAACTGGCGGTGGAAGCAGGATCAACCATGATCCGAATAGGTACGGACATTTTTGGAGCACGCGACTATGCAAACAAAGTGGTTTAA
- a CDS encoding NUDIX hydrolase, whose protein sequence is MKIFINDTPVNLTSSKSITSHGDFNVTLDGKSVKISHKMLVDDVLIMNASPKKVEELLQVMTDKKLKNLSSVTFASDHKKELVAYIKDKFKIVEAGGGVVQKGDRLLLIHRLGKWDLPKGKLDKGEKISECALREVEEETLVKCLLGPKICHTWHTYTRNKKYVLKKTSWYAMECLDDSKMAPQTEEDIEEVRWMDLREMREALYNSYRTIRFVISEYHKQLREDQGVA, encoded by the coding sequence GTGAAAATATTCATTAATGACACCCCTGTCAATCTGACAAGCTCGAAATCGATTACCAGTCATGGCGACTTTAATGTCACCCTGGATGGTAAATCAGTTAAGATTTCTCATAAGATGCTGGTCGATGACGTCCTTATCATGAATGCTTCTCCCAAAAAGGTAGAAGAGCTACTTCAGGTCATGACGGACAAAAAATTGAAGAATCTGAGTTCGGTCACCTTTGCCAGTGACCACAAGAAGGAACTGGTGGCTTACATCAAAGACAAGTTTAAGATCGTGGAAGCCGGAGGCGGAGTTGTGCAGAAAGGAGATCGTCTATTACTGATTCACCGCCTGGGGAAATGGGATTTGCCAAAAGGCAAGCTTGACAAAGGAGAGAAGATCAGTGAATGTGCCTTGCGAGAAGTGGAAGAGGAAACATTGGTGAAATGTCTGCTCGGACCGAAAATTTGTCATACCTGGCATACCTATACCCGAAACAAGAAATACGTCCTTAAGAAGACTTCCTGGTATGCCATGGAATGCTTGGACGATTCAAAAATGGCTCCACAGACAGAAGAAGACATTGAAGAAGTAAGGTGGATGGATCTGAGGGAAATGCGTGAGGCACTGTACAATTCTTATCGAACCATTCGATTCGTGATCAGTGAGTATCACAAACAGCTAAGAGAAGATCAAGGAGTGGCTTGA
- the coaD gene encoding pantetheine-phosphate adenylyltransferase, whose product MSKVAIFPGSFDPFTKGHEDIVRRTLKLFDKVIVAIGFNSKKHNRYFDVDEMVAYIEGAFANEPVEVIVYDELTARIAERYNAQCLVRGLRNTTDFEYENSIAQINKYLNLNLETIFLITSPELAPISSSIIREVHKYGGDVSPFLPYKLKE is encoded by the coding sequence ATGAGTAAAGTTGCCATTTTCCCCGGCTCCTTCGATCCTTTCACCAAAGGCCATGAAGATATCGTCCGAAGAACACTTAAGCTCTTTGACAAAGTGATTGTCGCGATAGGTTTCAATTCCAAAAAGCACAATCGATACTTTGATGTCGACGAAATGGTGGCTTATATCGAAGGGGCGTTTGCCAATGAACCCGTAGAAGTCATCGTTTACGATGAATTGACTGCCAGGATTGCCGAGCGCTATAATGCGCAGTGTCTGGTGCGTGGATTGCGTAATACGACTGATTTTGAGTACGAAAACAGCATTGCTCAGATCAACAAGTACCTCAATCTAAATTTGGAAACCATCTTCCTGATCACTTCACCGGAACTTGCTCCGATCAGTAGCAGCATCATTCGTGAAGTTCATAAGTACGGAGGGGATGTTTCGCCATTTTTGCCTTATAAGCTAAAGGAGTAG
- a CDS encoding DUF4252 domain-containing protein, which yields MNKQNTIVRATLMIMMVVGFFAASAQGELINQYLDDYAADENYVKVSINSRMFSLFTELEGNSEEEKEFLEAVAKLKGLKILASDSLPNGSRAIYDKTTADVDKAGYEELMTVKDAEEDIKFSIKEKKGIIEELIMVVGGNKNFVFLSLYGEIDLKTVSKLATSMNVDSLKGLKNLDKGN from the coding sequence ATGAATAAGCAAAATACCATAGTAAGAGCTACCCTGATGATCATGATGGTCGTTGGATTCTTCGCTGCATCTGCACAAGGTGAATTGATCAATCAATACCTGGATGATTACGCCGCAGATGAGAATTACGTGAAAGTATCGATCAATAGCAGAATGTTTTCACTGTTCACCGAACTGGAAGGAAACAGCGAAGAAGAAAAAGAATTTCTGGAAGCTGTAGCAAAGTTGAAAGGTTTGAAAATCCTTGCCAGCGACAGCCTTCCTAATGGAAGCAGAGCGATCTACGATAAAACTACAGCAGACGTAGACAAGGCGGGATATGAAGAATTGATGACTGTAAAGGATGCGGAAGAAGACATCAAATTCAGCATCAAAGAAAAGAAAGGCATCATCGAAGAACTGATCATGGTCGTCGGTGGTAATAAAAACTTTGTATTCCTGAGTCTTTATGGCGAGATCGACTTAAAGACAGTTTCCAAGCTTGCCACATCTATGAATGTGGACAGCTTGAAAGGCTTGAAAAACCTGGATAAGGGTAACTAA
- a CDS encoding DUF423 domain-containing protein, with translation MQTKWFKIAAISGALAVVLGAFGAHALKASLEASGSLDTYKTAVLYHFLHSLFILVISFSPFHSQKVISSISTLALVGIICFSGSLYGLTILKWTWFGPITPIGGLFFIAAWIYAAIKAKQ, from the coding sequence ATGCAAACAAAGTGGTTTAAAATAGCAGCCATATCCGGTGCACTCGCCGTAGTTTTAGGTGCTTTTGGTGCACACGCATTGAAAGCTTCGTTAGAGGCCTCAGGATCACTCGATACCTACAAGACCGCTGTACTCTACCATTTCCTCCATAGTTTGTTTATTCTGGTCATAAGTTTTAGCCCTTTTCACAGCCAAAAAGTGATTTCCAGCATTAGCACACTGGCTCTGGTCGGCATCATCTGTTTTAGCGGGTCTCTGTATGGTTTGACCATTTTAAAATGGACCTGGTTTGGACCCATTACTCCTATCGGGGGATTATTCTTTATTGCTGCATGGATATACGCCGCCATTAAAGCGAAACAGTAA
- the pyrE gene encoding orotate phosphoribosyltransferase, translating into MSVNCFDKNLAKEIAKELLSIGAIKLQPEDPFTWASGWQSPIYCDNRLSLSFPALRTKIKESLADMIRERFPNTEVIAGVATAGIPQGALVAEALGLPMIYVRSKSKGHGLENQIEGKLNPGQKVIVVEDLVSTGGSSLKAVEALRASGAEIEGMVSIFTYDFNIAREAMESNNVNLSYLSDYPTLIEYAAENGLLKPELVETLNAWREDPGSWGK; encoded by the coding sequence ATGTCAGTCAACTGCTTTGACAAAAACCTCGCAAAAGAAATTGCAAAGGAACTATTGAGCATAGGTGCTATCAAATTGCAACCCGAAGATCCGTTCACCTGGGCATCCGGCTGGCAATCACCCATTTATTGTGATAACCGTTTGAGCCTATCATTCCCCGCACTTCGAACCAAGATCAAAGAAAGTCTGGCTGACATGATCCGTGAGCGTTTCCCGAACACCGAAGTAATCGCTGGAGTGGCCACTGCAGGTATTCCGCAAGGTGCATTGGTTGCAGAAGCACTCGGTCTGCCCATGATCTATGTACGGTCCAAATCCAAAGGTCATGGCCTGGAAAATCAAATTGAAGGAAAACTCAATCCCGGACAGAAAGTCATTGTGGTAGAGGACCTGGTTTCAACGGGTGGTAGTTCTTTGAAAGCCGTAGAAGCCCTAAGAGCCAGCGGAGCTGAGATTGAAGGAATGGTATCAATCTTCACTTATGATTTTAACATCGCACGGGAGGCCATGGAATCTAATAACGTCAACTTGTCCTATCTAAGTGACTATCCTACGCTCATCGAATATGCTGCCGAAAATGGTCTATTGAAACCTGAGTTGGTGGAAACATTGAATGCGTGGAGGGAAGATCCGGGGAGTTGGGGGAAGTAA